The following are encoded together in the Panicum virgatum strain AP13 chromosome 6K, P.virgatum_v5, whole genome shotgun sequence genome:
- the LOC120712391 gene encoding THO complex subunit 4D-like isoform X2: MSYYARRGGDRGSGRIQGSGGRGGYAMRGRSGLPPRGPLGVSSRPSARTIAKSFSRTKDMTWRPDLFSDSMAASGIETGTKLYISNLDYRVSNEDIKELFSEVGHLKRFAVHYDGYGRPNGTAEVVFTRRSDAIAALKRYNNVLLDGKAMKIEVIGSDLGLPMTPRINVVGASNGRATRTVVMTPEFSQRGRGSSSRPLSNPSNRFNNRGGFQAGRGRAQFQARGRGRAQFQSRGRGRGQFQGRGRGRKPEKTADELDKDLESYHAEAMKTD; encoded by the exons ATGTCATATTACGCAAGAAGGGGTGGAGATAGGGGTAGTGGCCGTATCCAAGGAAGTGGTGGGCGAGGTGGCTATGCCATGCGTGGAAGATCAGGACTGCCTCCTCGAGGACCTCTTGGTGTTAGCTCCCGACCATCTGCACGCACTATTGCTAAG tcGTTTAGCagaaccaaagacatgacttgGAGACCTGATCTATTTAGTGATAGTATGGCGGCTAGTGGAATAGAAACTGGTACAAAATTGTACATTTCAAACTTGGATTATAGGGTTTCTAATGAGGATATAAAG GAGCTGTTTTCAGAAGTTGGTCATTTGAAACGCTTTGCTGTTCACTATGATGGTTATGGCCGCCCAAAT GGCACTGCAGAGGTGGTGTTTACACGGAGGAGTGATGCAATCGCTGCCCTGAAACGTTATAATAATGTTCTACTTGATGGTAAAGCTATGAAGATAGAAGTCATTGGAAGTGACTTAGGCTTGCCTATGACACCTCGTATAAATGTTGTTGGGGCATCTAATGGCAGAGCTACAAGAACAGTTGTTATGAC GCCTGAGTTTAGTCAACGTGGCAGAGGTTCAAGCAGTAGACCTTTAAG TAATCCGAGCAACAGGTTTAACAACCGTGGTGGTTTCCAAGCTGGTCGAGGCCGTGCCCAGTTCCAGGCCCGTGGCAGGGGCCGTGCCCAGTTCCAGAGCCGGGGCAGGGGCCGCGGCCAATTCCAGGGCCGGGGCAGAGGGAGGAAGCCTGAGAAGACTGCTGATGAGCTGGATAAAGACCTGGAAAGCTACCACGCGGAGGCCATGAAAACCGATTGA
- the LOC120712391 gene encoding THO complex subunit 4D-like isoform X1 — protein sequence MSVSFLACSHLGAIFISPLQSLKIFIFTAGCNCTIGVCPLGCSSNNLNMSYYARRGGDRGSGRIQGSGGRGGYAMRGRSGLPPRGPLGVSSRPSARTIAKSFSRTKDMTWRPDLFSDSMAASGIETGTKLYISNLDYRVSNEDIKELFSEVGHLKRFAVHYDGYGRPNGTAEVVFTRRSDAIAALKRYNNVLLDGKAMKIEVIGSDLGLPMTPRINVVGASNGRATRTVVMTPEFSQRGRGSSSRPLSNPSNRFNNRGGFQAGRGRAQFQARGRGRAQFQSRGRGRGQFQGRGRGRKPEKTADELDKDLESYHAEAMKTD from the exons ATGTCTGTTTCATTTCTTGCGTGTTCACATCTTGGAGCTATCTTCATCTCCCCTCTGCAATCTCTAAAAATTTTCATCTTCACTGCAGGTTGCAATTGCACTATTGGAGTTTGCCCACTTGGTTGTTCATCGAACAATTTAAATATGTCATATTACGCAAGAAGGGGTGGAGATAGGGGTAGTGGCCGTATCCAAGGAAGTGGTGGGCGAGGTGGCTATGCCATGCGTGGAAGATCAGGACTGCCTCCTCGAGGACCTCTTGGTGTTAGCTCCCGACCATCTGCACGCACTATTGCTAAG tcGTTTAGCagaaccaaagacatgacttgGAGACCTGATCTATTTAGTGATAGTATGGCGGCTAGTGGAATAGAAACTGGTACAAAATTGTACATTTCAAACTTGGATTATAGGGTTTCTAATGAGGATATAAAG GAGCTGTTTTCAGAAGTTGGTCATTTGAAACGCTTTGCTGTTCACTATGATGGTTATGGCCGCCCAAAT GGCACTGCAGAGGTGGTGTTTACACGGAGGAGTGATGCAATCGCTGCCCTGAAACGTTATAATAATGTTCTACTTGATGGTAAAGCTATGAAGATAGAAGTCATTGGAAGTGACTTAGGCTTGCCTATGACACCTCGTATAAATGTTGTTGGGGCATCTAATGGCAGAGCTACAAGAACAGTTGTTATGAC GCCTGAGTTTAGTCAACGTGGCAGAGGTTCAAGCAGTAGACCTTTAAG TAATCCGAGCAACAGGTTTAACAACCGTGGTGGTTTCCAAGCTGGTCGAGGCCGTGCCCAGTTCCAGGCCCGTGGCAGGGGCCGTGCCCAGTTCCAGAGCCGGGGCAGGGGCCGCGGCCAATTCCAGGGCCGGGGCAGAGGGAGGAAGCCTGAGAAGACTGCTGATGAGCTGGATAAAGACCTGGAAAGCTACCACGCGGAGGCCATGAAAACCGATTGA